One window of Hymenobacter sp. BRD128 genomic DNA carries:
- a CDS encoding FAD-binding oxidoreductase gives MPFNALTPALVSAFEQIVSPAHVLTAATADAQQYEAYGRDHTEDFHFAPDVVLRPGTPEEVSAIMKLCHEHRVPVTARGAGTGLSGGALPVHNGVVLSMERFDKILSLDERNLQATVEPGVVTEAFQNAVKEVGLFYPPDPASKGSCFLGGNLSQSSGGPKAVKYGTTRDYVLNLQVVLPTGEIIWTGANTLKYATGYNLTQLMVGSEGTLGIITKAVFRLLPYPQHNILMLVPFRQEAQAAEAVAAVFRAGIIPSGMEFMEREAIAWSSDYLKIPLTLPEDITAHLLIELDGQDLDELYKEAEQVYGVLEKYDVGEILLADTAGQKDDLWKIRRNIGNSVRYNSVYKEEDTVVPRAELPTLLKGVKEIGARYGFKSVCYGHAGDGNLHVNIIRGELSDEQWNVGLRQPISEIFELCVKLGGTISGEHGIGLVQKPFMHIALAEANLNIMRGIKQVFDPHGILNPGKIF, from the coding sequence ATGCCCTTCAACGCTCTTACTCCCGCGCTAGTATCCGCTTTTGAGCAGATAGTGAGCCCGGCCCACGTGCTCACGGCCGCCACCGCCGATGCCCAGCAGTACGAAGCCTACGGCCGCGACCACACCGAAGACTTTCACTTTGCACCCGATGTAGTGCTGCGTCCTGGCACGCCCGAAGAGGTGAGCGCCATTATGAAGCTCTGCCACGAGCACCGCGTGCCCGTGACGGCCCGCGGCGCCGGCACCGGCCTTAGCGGCGGCGCACTGCCCGTGCATAACGGGGTAGTACTCAGCATGGAGCGCTTCGACAAGATTCTTAGCCTCGACGAGCGCAACCTGCAGGCTACCGTGGAGCCGGGCGTGGTGACCGAGGCGTTTCAGAACGCGGTGAAAGAAGTGGGCCTGTTTTACCCGCCCGACCCGGCCAGCAAGGGTTCGTGCTTTTTGGGCGGCAACCTGAGCCAGAGCAGCGGCGGCCCCAAGGCTGTGAAATACGGCACTACCCGCGACTACGTGCTGAACCTGCAAGTGGTGCTGCCGACCGGCGAAATTATCTGGACCGGCGCCAATACCCTCAAGTACGCCACCGGCTACAACCTCACCCAGCTCATGGTGGGCTCGGAGGGCACGCTGGGTATTATTACCAAGGCAGTATTTCGGCTCCTCCCCTACCCGCAGCACAATATTCTGATGCTGGTGCCCTTCCGGCAGGAGGCGCAGGCGGCCGAGGCGGTGGCGGCGGTATTCCGGGCGGGCATTATCCCGTCGGGGATGGAATTTATGGAGCGCGAGGCCATTGCCTGGTCGTCGGATTACCTCAAAATCCCGCTCACTTTGCCCGAGGATATCACGGCCCACCTGCTCATCGAGCTCGATGGCCAGGATTTAGACGAATTATACAAGGAAGCCGAGCAGGTGTACGGCGTGCTGGAGAAGTACGACGTGGGTGAAATCCTGCTAGCCGACACCGCCGGCCAGAAGGATGACCTCTGGAAAATCCGGCGCAACATCGGCAATTCGGTGCGCTACAACTCCGTGTATAAGGAAGAGGATACCGTGGTGCCCCGCGCCGAGCTGCCCACGCTGCTGAAAGGCGTGAAGGAAATCGGCGCTCGCTACGGCTTCAAGAGCGTGTGCTACGGCCACGCCGGCGACGGCAACCTGCACGTCAACATCATTCGCGGCGAGCTTAGCGACGAGCAGTGGAACGTGGGTTTGCGCCAGCCCATCTCGGAGATATTCGAGCTGTGCGTAAAGCTGGGGGGCACCATCTCGGGCGAGCACGGCATCGGGCTGGTGCAAAAGCCTTTCATGCACATTGCCCTGGCCGAAGCCAACCTCAACATTATGCGCGGCATTAAGCAGGTGTTTGACCCGCATGGTATTCTGAACCCGGGAAAAATATTTTAA
- a CDS encoding M28 family peptidase — translation MRFQPIRSSLLAIAGLALLTACPAEKPAETASQPAATKMTPAPVFNADSAYAYTAKQVAFGPRVPNRPAHVACGNYLVAKLKSFGLSVREQPFQAMTFDGTQISGRNIVAQYQPTAARRVAIFAHWDTRPFADADKTHKNAPMDGASDGASAVATALEIARSLSQRADSLAPNVGVDIILVDAEDWGYEADTQADKKNQLPAGSDSWCLGSQYWAKHLLPAGYKAEYGILFDMVGAKNGHFTREAKSLQNARSVVDKIWNTAAKIGYSDYFLFSDTGEILDDHVYTAQAGVPTVDIYDHPAYGSEAFPPYHHTTSDNMSIIDRKTMKAVGQTVLQVLYNE, via the coding sequence ATGCGTTTTCAACCCATTCGCTCTTCCCTGCTGGCAATAGCCGGCCTTGCTCTGCTCACCGCCTGCCCCGCCGAAAAGCCGGCCGAAACGGCTAGCCAGCCGGCGGCTACTAAAATGACCCCGGCGCCCGTCTTCAACGCCGACTCGGCCTACGCCTACACGGCTAAGCAAGTGGCTTTTGGCCCGCGCGTGCCCAACCGGCCGGCCCACGTGGCTTGCGGTAATTATTTGGTAGCCAAGTTGAAAAGCTTTGGCCTGAGCGTGCGCGAGCAGCCATTCCAGGCCATGACCTTTGATGGCACCCAGATTAGCGGCCGCAACATTGTGGCGCAGTACCAGCCCACGGCGGCGCGGCGCGTGGCCATCTTCGCGCACTGGGATACCCGTCCCTTTGCCGATGCCGACAAGACGCACAAAAATGCGCCGATGGATGGGGCTAGCGACGGCGCCAGCGCCGTGGCCACCGCCCTCGAAATAGCGCGCAGCCTCAGCCAGCGCGCCGATAGCCTGGCGCCCAACGTGGGCGTCGATATTATCTTGGTAGATGCCGAGGACTGGGGCTACGAAGCCGACACGCAGGCCGACAAAAAGAACCAGCTACCCGCCGGCTCCGACTCGTGGTGCCTGGGCTCGCAGTACTGGGCCAAGCACCTGCTGCCCGCCGGCTACAAGGCTGAATATGGCATCCTGTTCGACATGGTAGGCGCCAAAAACGGCCATTTTACCCGTGAGGCGAAGTCGTTGCAAAATGCCCGCTCGGTGGTGGATAAAATCTGGAATACGGCCGCTAAAATCGGGTATTCTGACTATTTCCTGTTTTCTGATACGGGCGAGATTCTCGACGACCACGTGTATACGGCCCAGGCCGGTGTGCCCACCGTTGATATCTACGACCACCCGGCATACGGCAGTGAAGCTTTTCCACCTTATCACCACACCACCTCCGACAACATGAGCATCATTGACCGCAAAACGATGAAAGCCGTGGGCCAGACCGTGTTGCAGGTGCTGTATAATGAATAA
- a CDS encoding Fur family transcriptional regulator, with protein sequence MSSTPATSAAPDRLAQTLLRHGLRQTPVRRAVLAALTGKGYALTGAEIEQEIGADTDRITLYRTLKSFEQQGLIHRVIDDTDVLRYAACSIECSADAHFDNHVHFKCGVCSHTYCLSQVAIPAVQLPGGFQAQRRDFLLSGTCQFCQG encoded by the coding sequence ATGTCGTCTACTCCTGCCACTTCTGCTGCCCCCGACCGCCTGGCCCAAACGCTGCTGCGCCACGGCCTGCGCCAAACGCCCGTGCGCCGCGCCGTGCTCGCCGCCCTCACCGGCAAGGGCTACGCCCTTACCGGCGCCGAGATTGAGCAGGAAATCGGGGCCGATACCGACCGCATTACCCTTTACCGCACCCTCAAAAGCTTCGAGCAGCAGGGCCTTATTCACCGCGTCATCGACGATACCGACGTGCTGCGCTACGCTGCCTGCTCCATCGAGTGCTCAGCCGATGCGCATTTTGATAATCATGTGCACTTCAAGTGCGGCGTGTGCAGCCACACCTACTGCCTGAGCCAGGTGGCCATTCCGGCCGTGCAGCTGCCCGGCGGCTTTCAGGCCCAGCGGCGCGATTTTCTACTTTCGGGCACCTGCCAGTTCTGCCAGGGCTGA
- a CDS encoding EamA family transporter — protein MWWTYALLSAVFAALTAVLAKVGIKGVSSDLATAIRTVVILVVAWGIVFFKDNPADIFTLQPRTWLFLGLSGLATGLSWLCYFRALQLGKVSQVAPVDKLSVALAIVLSVVFLGETLTLKTALGAALIIGGTLVLIL, from the coding sequence ATGTGGTGGACGTATGCCCTGCTTTCGGCCGTATTTGCGGCGCTCACGGCGGTGCTGGCCAAGGTCGGTATCAAGGGCGTCAGCTCCGACCTGGCCACGGCCATTCGCACGGTCGTGATTTTGGTGGTGGCCTGGGGTATCGTGTTTTTCAAGGATAACCCGGCCGATATCTTTACGCTGCAGCCACGTACTTGGCTATTCCTGGGTTTGTCGGGGCTAGCCACCGGATTGTCGTGGCTGTGCTATTTCCGGGCCTTGCAGTTGGGCAAGGTGTCGCAAGTGGCTCCGGTCGATAAGCTGAGCGTGGCGCTGGCCATCGTACTATCGGTCGTTTTTCTAGGCGAAACCCTCACGCTCAAAACGGCACTAGGGGCCGCGCTCATCATTGGCGGCACCCTAGTGCTCATTCTCTGA
- a CDS encoding DUF4890 domain-containing protein, which produces MSTSLRVHAFSLLLLAGPLGALAQQAPASTPAAPATTTSRPQSYHAAAPEQRADKMSQELARQLGLDAATTAKVRAAALTRDQKIDAIQTGTTSNKEKNTALQANAQEFKAALQGILTPAQFAQYSAHGGKHRNDKSAKAPTPAQAGNN; this is translated from the coding sequence ATGAGCACCTCACTCCGCGTTCACGCTTTTTCGCTGCTGCTGCTGGCTGGCCCACTTGGGGCATTAGCCCAGCAAGCCCCAGCCAGCACACCGGCTGCCCCGGCCACCACGACCAGCCGCCCCCAGAGCTACCACGCGGCTGCCCCCGAGCAACGGGCCGATAAAATGAGCCAGGAGCTAGCCCGGCAGCTGGGTCTCGACGCGGCTACCACGGCCAAGGTACGCGCCGCCGCCCTCACCCGCGACCAAAAAATCGACGCTATTCAAACCGGCACCACGAGCAATAAGGAGAAGAATACCGCCCTGCAAGCCAATGCCCAGGAATTTAAGGCCGCCCTGCAAGGCATTCTGACGCCGGCGCAGTTTGCGCAGTATTCGGCCCACGGTGGCAAGCACCGGAATGATAAATCCGCTAAAGCGCCCACACCGGCTCAGGCGGGCAATAACTAA
- a CDS encoding amidase, with protein MQRRQFLQHGTQAALASALLPLAASAAPGPAAAAANSDPRAAAPFALGELTIADLQAQLASGKATSRSLCQQYMARIAEIDKAGPRLNSVIELNPDALSIADGLDKERKAGRLRGPMHGIPVLIKDNIDTGDQMQTTAGALALAGHKAAQDSFVARQLRAAGAVILGKTNLSEWANFRSTHSASGWSSRGGQTHNPYVIDRTPSGSSAGSGSATSASLCAVAVGTETNGSIVSPSSVNGLVGLKPTVGLVSRTGIIPISATQDTAGPMARCVRDAAILLGALAGPDPADAVTVSANNPKKAADYTRLLRPDALKGQKLGVEKGHLTSQTIGGELLRKAVADLKAQGATVVEVDVRTATQPIGEAEFDVLLYEFKDGVNKYLAGTKAPMKTLADVIAFNKANAAKAMPFFQQETLELAEKTDGLASDKYKAALRKVVDTSRAALDAALKTDGGLAGIVAITTGPAACIDLINGEYNTGPGYSGAAAMAGYPHLTLPMGYAHELPIGLSFVGAPYKEAELLALGYAYEQATKHRRAPEFKAVIG; from the coding sequence ATGCAACGTCGTCAATTTCTTCAACACGGCACGCAGGCTGCGCTCGCCTCGGCCTTACTGCCGCTTGCCGCCTCGGCCGCCCCCGGCCCAGCGGCTGCCGCTGCCAACTCTGACCCGCGCGCGGCGGCCCCATTTGCCTTGGGCGAGCTCACCATTGCCGACTTGCAAGCGCAGCTAGCCAGCGGCAAGGCCACCAGCCGCAGCCTCTGCCAGCAATACATGGCTCGTATTGCCGAAATCGACAAGGCCGGCCCGCGGCTCAATTCGGTAATTGAGCTTAACCCCGACGCGCTGAGCATCGCCGATGGCCTCGATAAAGAGCGCAAAGCCGGCAGGCTGCGCGGCCCTATGCACGGCATTCCGGTGCTTATTAAGGACAACATCGACACCGGCGACCAGATGCAGACTACCGCCGGCGCGCTGGCCCTGGCCGGCCACAAAGCCGCTCAGGATTCGTTTGTGGCCCGGCAGTTGCGCGCCGCCGGCGCCGTCATCCTCGGCAAAACCAACCTGAGCGAGTGGGCAAATTTCCGCTCGACGCACTCGGCCAGCGGCTGGAGCAGCCGGGGCGGCCAAACGCATAATCCCTACGTCATCGACCGCACCCCTAGCGGCAGCAGCGCTGGCTCGGGCTCGGCCACCTCGGCTAGCCTGTGCGCCGTGGCGGTGGGCACCGAAACCAATGGTTCCATCGTGTCGCCCTCGTCGGTCAATGGGCTGGTGGGCCTCAAACCCACGGTGGGGTTGGTGAGCCGCACGGGCATTATTCCCATTTCGGCCACCCAGGATACGGCCGGCCCAATGGCCCGCTGCGTGCGCGATGCGGCCATTTTATTGGGCGCCCTGGCTGGCCCCGACCCGGCCGACGCCGTCACGGTTTCGGCTAATAATCCTAAAAAAGCGGCCGACTACACCCGCCTGCTGCGCCCCGACGCGCTAAAAGGTCAGAAGCTGGGCGTGGAAAAAGGCCACCTAACTAGCCAGACCATCGGCGGCGAGCTGCTGCGCAAAGCCGTGGCCGACCTCAAAGCCCAGGGCGCCACGGTGGTGGAGGTAGACGTGCGCACCGCGACCCAGCCCATCGGCGAAGCTGAGTTTGACGTGCTGCTCTACGAGTTTAAAGATGGCGTAAACAAGTACCTGGCCGGTACCAAGGCCCCCATGAAAACCCTGGCCGACGTCATCGCCTTCAATAAAGCCAACGCGGCCAAGGCCATGCCCTTCTTCCAGCAGGAAACCCTGGAGCTGGCCGAGAAAACCGACGGGCTAGCCAGCGACAAGTACAAAGCCGCCCTGCGCAAAGTGGTCGATACGAGCCGCGCCGCCCTCGATGCGGCCCTCAAAACCGACGGTGGGCTAGCCGGCATCGTGGCCATCACCACCGGCCCGGCCGCCTGCATCGACCTCATCAACGGCGAGTACAACACCGGTCCCGGCTACTCGGGCGCCGCCGCCATGGCCGGCTACCCGCACCTCACGCTGCCGATGGGCTACGCGCACGAACTGCCCATCGGCCTGTCGTTCGTGGGGGCTCCGTATAAGGAAGCCGAGCTGCTGGCGCTAGGCTATGCCTACGAGCAGGCCACCAAGCACCGCCGCGCGCCGGAGTTTAAGGCAGTGATTGGGTAG
- a CDS encoding DinB family protein, with product MSASARDTTEFFDQLTNQVLALRVLSHQRLRPLTSEQLNRRPGYDKWSAAQCLEHLNIVGGYYLPSLKARLRLAQAKGSTAPAQVRSGWLGRYFTTTAQQKNGLGDNLLRLPKQFAPTGTRLTGTVVEAFNRQLDELLRLLLLARQVDAGTVRVPNPLYPWLRLRLTDVLEALVTHIQRYVKQAEQVAKATAST from the coding sequence ATGAGTGCTTCCGCACGCGATACTACTGAGTTTTTTGACCAGCTGACCAATCAGGTACTGGCCCTGCGCGTGTTATCTCACCAACGCCTGCGTCCCCTCACCTCGGAGCAGCTCAATCGGCGCCCCGGCTACGACAAATGGAGCGCTGCGCAGTGCCTCGAACACCTCAACATCGTGGGCGGCTACTACCTGCCCAGCCTCAAGGCGCGCCTGCGGCTAGCCCAGGCCAAGGGGTCGACGGCACCCGCGCAGGTGCGCAGCGGCTGGCTGGGCCGGTACTTTACTACTACGGCCCAGCAAAAAAATGGTCTGGGCGACAATCTCTTGCGCCTCCCCAAGCAGTTTGCGCCCACCGGCACCCGCCTCACCGGTACGGTGGTCGAGGCCTTCAACCGCCAGCTCGATGAGCTGCTGCGCCTGCTGCTGCTAGCCCGCCAGGTCGATGCGGGCACCGTGCGCGTGCCCAACCCGCTTTATCCCTGGCTGCGGCTGCGCCTCACCGATGTGCTGGAGGCGCTGGTCACCCACATTCAGCGCTACGTGAAGCAGGCTGAACAGGTGGCCAAGGCTACCGCTAGCACTTAG
- a CDS encoding TonB-dependent receptor — translation MKFSYLRQALVLVLLLLTAQLGWSQGATTAAMSGTITDSKGQALPGATVIAVHTPTNTQYVAPTNADGRFNMQNMRVGGPYTVKVTFVGYQDFNRTGINLTLAENFRLDAKLGDASTQLTEVTVTGRQNPVINADRTGAATTIQRQVIEQLPTINRSFADYTRLTPQANGQGGFGSRNSLYNNITIDGALFNNSFGLSGTIGGQANAQPISLDAIDQIQVSIAPYDVRQGSFTGAGINAVTRSGTNKVSASVYGFYRNQNYVGKHIGSVDNTIANFNLKNFGFRVGGPIIKDKLFFFLNAERELRTDPPTGNYSAFTGTSGPTVSQASDADLSTLSNFLTTKYGYNPGPYQGYTLASNSDKLTAKLDWNISQNHRFNIKYNYLKSYRDVPPSGSGSISNRSQTLFGLPYYGAYYRINNNINSFIAELNSTFGAKFANNMTAGFLANRDYRESGGGGAIPLFPLVDIGNSTALSAPGTRVTAAQTLTSFGYEPFSAFNILNTNTYQFGDNFTAFLGKHNVTVGTYNELYKYTNGFAPQYYGAFVYNSLQDFYASAATTDAPYGYNYANGALTPRTSADGLRSAQRYQLRYSALPDGSFPYATTNAAQIGVYIQDEWSPASNFKLTYGIRGDLPIIYSSIQQNYPVSGGTDPASGIVYPGLKNFRDGIQINTSQLPRRTVLFSPRVGFNWDVNDDRKTQLRGGTGIFTGRVPYVWISNQASNNGVQFGSIDFQGAAAAGYAFSPNVDQYRSQLTAGGANTSYNLAVTARDFKFPQVWRSNLAFDHEIGGGIVATVEALYTKDLNAVYFQNIDLPNSTNRAVGADNRPIFYTPSATGTGLNASPYNRIYGQTPDGKAITPTVGNPAITDAILLNNTSAGYSYSVTGQLQKSFSNGLYAMAAYTYSDARSVNDGGSIAQSSWAGRPVAGDPNSQELGYSAYLVSHRVIGSLSYRFNYLGHLGTTVSLFYTGAPGGRYSYTYSGDMNGDGVSGNDLMYIPRTASEVALVDRTTTFSGSTDKFVYTAAQQAIDLENFINSDSYLRAHRGQYAERNGAVQPWQHQVDFRLLQDIFTNVGENRNALQFSLDIFNVGNLINRNWGSYQFPYNSSPLAFAGYNSQGQPTFYLQTVAGATRTVNGTTTTITPPQVLTTPFRTDVTTLASRWQMQIGLRYLFN, via the coding sequence ATGAAATTTAGTTATCTACGACAAGCATTGGTGCTGGTACTGCTGCTGCTCACGGCGCAGTTGGGCTGGAGCCAAGGGGCAACTACCGCCGCCATGAGCGGCACCATCACCGATAGCAAAGGGCAGGCGTTGCCAGGCGCCACGGTGATTGCTGTGCATACCCCTACCAACACGCAGTACGTAGCCCCGACCAACGCCGACGGTCGCTTCAACATGCAAAACATGCGCGTGGGTGGGCCCTACACCGTGAAAGTCACGTTCGTAGGTTACCAAGATTTTAACCGCACGGGCATCAACCTGACGCTGGCCGAAAACTTCCGCCTCGACGCCAAGCTCGGCGATGCCTCGACGCAGCTGACGGAAGTGACCGTCACCGGCCGCCAGAACCCGGTTATCAATGCCGACCGCACGGGCGCGGCTACCACCATTCAGCGCCAGGTAATCGAGCAGTTGCCCACTATCAACCGCTCGTTTGCCGACTATACGCGCCTCACGCCCCAGGCCAACGGCCAGGGCGGTTTTGGTAGCCGCAACAGCCTTTATAACAACATCACTATCGACGGGGCGTTATTTAACAACTCCTTCGGCTTGTCGGGCACCATCGGCGGCCAGGCTAACGCGCAGCCCATCTCGCTCGACGCTATCGACCAGATTCAGGTGAGTATCGCGCCCTACGACGTGCGCCAGGGCTCTTTTACGGGGGCCGGCATTAACGCCGTAACCCGCTCGGGCACCAACAAAGTATCGGCTTCGGTTTACGGCTTCTATCGTAATCAGAACTACGTAGGCAAGCACATTGGCAGCGTAGATAACACGATTGCCAACTTCAACCTGAAGAACTTTGGCTTTCGGGTTGGTGGCCCTATCATCAAGGACAAGCTGTTCTTCTTCCTCAATGCCGAGCGCGAATTGCGTACCGACCCGCCCACGGGCAACTACTCGGCCTTTACCGGCACCAGCGGCCCAACGGTATCGCAGGCCTCGGACGCGGACCTGAGCACGCTCAGCAACTTCCTGACAACGAAATATGGCTACAACCCTGGTCCTTACCAAGGCTACACGCTGGCCTCGAACAGCGATAAGCTCACGGCTAAGCTGGACTGGAACATCAGCCAGAACCACCGCTTCAACATCAAGTACAACTACCTGAAGTCGTACCGCGACGTACCCCCTAGCGGCTCGGGCTCCATCAGCAACCGCTCGCAGACGCTGTTCGGTTTGCCTTATTACGGTGCTTACTACCGTATCAACAACAACATCAACTCGTTTATTGCCGAGTTGAACAGCACGTTCGGGGCCAAGTTTGCCAACAACATGACGGCGGGCTTCCTGGCCAACCGCGACTACCGCGAGAGTGGTGGCGGCGGCGCTATTCCGCTATTCCCGCTGGTGGATATCGGCAACTCGACTGCCCTGAGTGCCCCCGGCACCCGCGTAACGGCCGCGCAAACACTGACCTCGTTTGGCTACGAGCCGTTCTCGGCCTTCAACATCCTCAATACGAATACGTACCAGTTTGGCGACAACTTCACCGCCTTCCTGGGCAAGCACAACGTGACGGTGGGTACGTACAATGAGTTGTACAAGTATACTAACGGCTTTGCTCCTCAGTACTACGGTGCGTTCGTGTATAACTCGCTGCAAGACTTCTACGCTTCGGCTGCAACTACTGACGCACCCTACGGCTACAACTACGCGAATGGCGCCCTGACGCCCCGCACCTCTGCCGATGGCCTGCGCTCGGCCCAGCGCTACCAGCTGCGCTACTCGGCCCTGCCCGATGGCTCGTTCCCGTACGCTACCACCAACGCGGCCCAGATTGGGGTATATATCCAAGATGAGTGGTCGCCGGCCAGCAACTTCAAGCTGACTTACGGTATCCGCGGCGACCTGCCCATCATTTACTCCAGCATTCAGCAGAATTACCCGGTAAGCGGCGGCACTGACCCGGCTTCTGGCATTGTCTATCCCGGCCTGAAGAACTTCCGCGATGGTATCCAGATTAACACCAGCCAACTGCCGCGCCGCACGGTGCTCTTCTCGCCCCGCGTGGGCTTTAACTGGGACGTGAACGATGACCGCAAAACGCAGTTGCGCGGTGGTACGGGTATCTTTACCGGCCGCGTGCCCTACGTCTGGATTTCAAACCAGGCCAGCAACAACGGGGTGCAGTTTGGCTCGATTGACTTCCAGGGTGCGGCTGCTGCCGGCTACGCCTTCAGCCCCAATGTTGACCAGTACCGCTCGCAGTTGACCGCCGGGGGTGCCAACACCTCGTACAACCTCGCCGTAACGGCCCGCGACTTCAAGTTCCCGCAGGTGTGGCGCTCAAACCTGGCCTTCGACCACGAAATCGGTGGCGGCATTGTGGCGACGGTAGAGGCCTTGTATACCAAGGACCTGAACGCCGTATACTTCCAGAATATTGACCTGCCTAATTCGACCAACCGGGCCGTAGGGGCCGATAACCGGCCGATTTTCTACACGCCGAGCGCTACCGGCACCGGCCTGAATGCGTCGCCCTACAACCGTATCTACGGTCAGACTCCGGATGGTAAGGCAATTACGCCCACGGTCGGTAATCCGGCCATTACCGACGCTATCCTGCTCAATAATACCAGCGCCGGCTACTCGTATAGCGTTACGGGCCAGTTGCAGAAAAGCTTCAGCAATGGCCTCTATGCCATGGCGGCCTATACCTACTCCGACGCCCGCTCGGTAAACGATGGGGGCTCAATTGCCCAGTCGAGCTGGGCCGGCCGCCCCGTAGCCGGCGACCCCAACTCCCAAGAGCTTGGCTACTCGGCCTACCTGGTGTCGCACCGGGTAATTGGCTCGCTCTCTTACCGCTTCAACTACCTGGGTCACTTGGGCACCACCGTCTCGCTCTTCTATACGGGTGCTCCTGGCGGTCGCTACTCCTATACCTACAGTGGCGACATGAATGGCGACGGGGTAAGCGGCAACGACTTAATGTACATTCCGCGTACTGCCAGCGAAGTAGCATTGGTAGACCGCACCACAACTTTTAGCGGTAGCACCGATAAGTTTGTGTACACGGCCGCTCAGCAGGCAATCGACCTGGAAAATTTCATTAACTCCGACTCGTACCTGCGTGCCCACCGCGGCCAGTATGCCGAGCGCAACGGGGCTGTGCAGCCCTGGCAGCACCAGGTAGACTTCCGTCTGTTGCAGGATATCTTTACCAACGTTGGGGAAAACCGCAACGCGCTGCAGTTCAGCCTGGATATCTTCAACGTAGGCAACCTGATTAACCGGAACTGGGGTTCGTATCAGTTCCCGTACAACAGCTCGCCGCTTGCCTTTGCTGGCTATAACTCGCAAGGCCAGCCGACGTTCTACTTGCAGACTGTGGCCGGCGCCACCCGCACGGTAAATGGTACTACCACCACTATTACGCCTCCGCAGGTGCTCACCACGCCGTTCCGCACCGACGTAACGACGCTGGCCTCGCGCTGGCAGATGCAGATTGGCCTGCGCTACCTGTTCAACTAA
- a CDS encoding C40 family peptidase, translating into MLRRPAVPRAWRAYYGVVIVGLLLASSCQRKLNQLNGRYYSARDMARLKHGQRVVARPSGTKTKVKTAVPTSSGSVATTKTVVKRPFRPGNATGVLASVIENARSYQGTPYLFGGTTRMGMDCSALLQLSFADAGVTIPRSSNEQAAWGDPIKPTELRPGDFLFFGASPGSQVITHVGMVTVVDDEGVEFIHASTSLGVIENSFEADYYLSRFIRAVRPRL; encoded by the coding sequence ATGCTGCGCCGTCCGGCCGTTCCCCGGGCCTGGCGGGCTTATTATGGCGTGGTAATCGTGGGGTTGCTGCTAGCCAGCAGCTGCCAGCGTAAGCTCAACCAGCTCAATGGCCGCTATTATTCGGCCCGCGACATGGCCCGCCTCAAGCACGGCCAGCGGGTGGTGGCCCGCCCTAGCGGCACCAAAACCAAGGTGAAAACCGCCGTGCCCACCAGCAGCGGCAGCGTAGCCACTACCAAAACCGTAGTGAAGCGCCCTTTCCGCCCCGGCAATGCTACCGGCGTGCTGGCTAGCGTTATCGAAAACGCCCGCTCGTATCAAGGCACGCCCTACCTTTTTGGCGGCACTACGCGCATGGGCATGGACTGCTCAGCGCTGCTCCAGCTTTCTTTTGCCGACGCGGGGGTTACTATTCCGCGCTCCTCGAATGAGCAAGCGGCCTGGGGCGACCCCATCAAGCCAACCGAATTGCGACCTGGTGATTTTTTATTTTTCGGGGCCTCACCCGGCTCGCAGGTTATCACGCACGTAGGCATGGTGACGGTGGTGGATGACGAAGGCGTGGAGTTTATTCACGCATCTACCTCGCTGGGAGTCATTGAGAACAGCTTCGAGGCGGATTATTACCTCAGCCGTTTCATCCGGGCGGTGCGGCCACGGTTATAA